The DNA window TTAGGGATCTCACTTTTTCTCTCAATCTATTCATTTTCCTGTCTTTTATCTTCTTTGGCTAATCTGCACATGTTGGTAAAAAGGAAAAACACGATAGGTTtagttgtatgtgtgtgtgtacgtgcCCTCATATCTGACTTTCCTCTGCTGTCTTTAGTCAGGGTAACTTACTGCGCTCTCAGTGTGGGATCTAATTCCTGATGATTGTGCCTAACAACATGGTCCACGTGTCCATCCAGTATTCTCCCAATACAAATTCCTTCTCTCAGTTTTTTTTTGAGAAGTATGAGAAAATTATTGCTTTCCTGTCCCCAAGTAGTTGGGGAAGTTAATATTGAGTTTCTCGTTGGCAGTGCAATTCTAGTGGTACAAGACAGAATGGAAGCACTCCCTTGTTTGAGAAGTAAGGTTGAGGTGTTCTCTAGTATTGTAGTACAGAATGTCTCCCATGTTGTGAACCAAGCTATTCCCAGTGGTTTCTTCCATCTGGATGGGTCTTGAATTTGCCTCAAGACAAATATCTGAGATGTTTTTGCACTTCATCTGATTGCTGTGGTCAGAGCTGTGGTGAGAACATTTTGCACCCCAGGCACACCACGCCTTTGTTGGTTCCCtttatgaaaatttcaaaaataaaagaaaaggatactaatattctgaaataattttacatattcaattattctatataaacaaaaatacaaatgagGTACTATTTATAGAGTAGAGAGTACGTAAATACAGAAATAAGAAcaactaaattttatttatttgtgataagAACATGTCaattaatttatcataatttaataattttactgttttatattctaTGGAAAGAATTGCAAAGGAATTAAGTTATTGTTGGCCTGTTGATcctgataaataataattaatttactaaaGCTTCATTCATTTGAAGCAGTTCCAACAGGAAACATTAagaatattttcagtaaaatgtcAGTATTGGGAAAAATTTCTCTGAGACCACTTTCTCATAGGACATATGAGTACCCAATTCATCAACATTGGGTACATGTCTTTAATGTcaaatttgataaaatgttttaaaatgaccTTAAACCAGAATGTATCTCCATGAAATCAACATCGTCAGAATGAAATTCACATAAGATTTTACATTTCATCATAAATTCATCATTTGAATTCAATAATGACTtagataaaattttgaattttttgtactttttgttgATTACAGCAGATCTGTTCTTTAGTTTGCGTTAGAAGCCTGTACAACATtatgtaatttcattttttaatgacTCTTTACGTGATTTATTTCTTCTAGTTACCtctgttgaaatatttaaattttgacacATTTTTAAGCTGTTTCTCAATATTTTTCTCAATGCTTCTGACATTAGATTCTAAATCCAATAAAAGTATCAGCAACTTCTGAAGACGAGAGTTTTTGTACTGCAGCACCTTTGTTGTCTTATTAATTTATTGCAACATGAGCCCCAGAAATCTGAGTAAAAAATGAATTTCAGACCAGTAGTAAAGATGTGACTTTCTGCATCACTTTTACTAATTTCCTTGAagatttccatattttttttgAGTTAGTGTCTAAAAACTTCCACACCGTTAGCTTAAGAGCTCCATCTTGTCAAGCagcattgtttaattaaaatttatttttttgttgtttcatcCCACATAGATGTTAGtcctgataaataaatataaaacatatcaaCTCTGTTGAAATATGAATATGCAAGTACTTGATAAATTTAAACTGTGTTCACAACGTGGTATATAGTGAATATATTTTAGACACTTCTAACGTTCTTGACTGGACCCCCTTGGTGTGTCCATTCGTATTTTTACCATTGTCGTAGTGATATCCAAACCATTTTTCTCtaagttattaaaacttttctCAGTGATTGTCTCCAGTTTTTCCATGGATATTATTGAAATCTATAAATGATTCTTCATGGCACACACACTTGTTTTTTTTACCAATCTTATCAATTCTGCAGTTTCTTTATGGGCATGATTTTGCTTCTTTCACTGCCTTGATTTTTACATTTGAACTTTGTTAGCTGTCAAGTTGAGTATCTCATTCTGGATAGAAggcaaaaaataagttttatgtttCAGTTTGTGCTTGGATATATGATGTTTAAATATTAAGTCGTATTCACTGAGAAGTTCTATTGTCAATAGGAAAACTGTTAGATCTGTTGCTGAACTTTTCAGTACTTTCTGGTAAGGACAAATTGTTTTTCATGCCGTGTAATATAGTTTTCATAGAAGCCTTCACTATATatctctactttttttttttctcattcaaaATGATCATCTAGAAAACTTGTTTCTCCACTGATGTTAGATACTTGAGTTTTCCATTGAACTGTGAATGTTGCTTATTACGTTCGTGTTCACTGATTCTCTGGTACATTTTTCCAGTAAGTGCActgacttttgttgttttattagcaTAAAAAATGCAAACACAGCAAAATATAGAATTATACTTTTTAGAATAAATCAACCAGTGTTGCAATATCTTTTCACTGTTTgagtttttttgaaaaatatttcttttttaaacgaATGTCCTCTTTTACTTTGTGACTGATCTGCATTGAGACCTTGATCcatcatattttttaatatatattctctCCTCGATCTATTCAAATTCAACCACTTAACAGGATCGCTGAAGTTGAATGATTCAGTTTGGCTCTTAATTAGAGAATTTTTCTCAAATATATTACCAGTATGAACAGAATTTAATGGAGGGatgaatttgtaaattttaacattgtgaaCTTGTGGTTGATATtgctttataaatgttttttgcatttttttaaaaataagtttgaaattaaGACTTATTACAGAATTTAAAACGAAAATATATATACCATCTgtaaatttgataaaacaaagaaattatacaTAGGAAAATCAAATACAGTACTTTACTAATAGGCCTAATATGAgctgatggttagggtgctcagtTTGCAATCTGTGGGTTTGAATACCTATCACTGAACATGCCCTATGaactttagtaaaagagtagcccaagagttggctgtttaCTGCTTAATAGCTGCCTCCTTTCTAGTCTATCAGTCAAATTAGAAACAGCCAGAGGAGATAACCATTCTGAAAGTAGATTTAAGGGAAATTGAAAAAAACGTTCATACAAACCTTCTGATTTCTGTTGATCATTCTCACATTTCTGCTCTACATATGGTTTCACTTATTTAAAGTGGCTTCAGTTCTCCATCTTtgttgtgataattttattttccaaagaaaattgtttcaattttttcaCTCTGTTCCCTTTGCTTACTATTCTGTATTGaagttaaatttatatacatCTCTAACTAAAATTGATATAATCTTTCTGTATAGTGAAATACATAAAATCATTCtggtaatttgtattttatagacTTACCTCTTGTTGATGATAGTCATAAAACATACCAGTTGTAAAGCCTATGTGTGTGACTGTACATCTGTTTCTTTTGTATATTCACAAAGTTGGTCTGCATTGAGGGACCTATGTTAGTTGTCAATTTAGTTTTTAGTTGTGTGCATTTTTATTGTTCATTCCTAGATTTATATGGTTTCAGcttgtatgaaaacatttttttgttatttgttgtttttttttactggttattatgtgacaaatatttttcaaaatgtattttttattctagCCAAGACCATTATCAAGCTCTTCTCCACAGACTACTCAAGGAAGTGAGAGAATGGATAATCAGACTCCTGCCCAGAGACAAGCTGTGGCTAAACTAGCTCTTCGCAAACAGCTAGAGAAAACACTGCTTCAGATCCCACCTCCTAAGCCTCCACCACCTGAGATGCACTTTATACCTAATGCAAATAATCAAGAATTTATATGCCTTTTGGGTCTGGAAAAGATTGTAGACTTCATGATGCAGGATAATCTAATAGCAAGGGCTCCTCCAGAACCATTTCTCTGTGTCCAGTGTGATACTGATTTTACTCCAGTTTGGAAGTGGCAAGATAAAATCACAGAGTCAGGAAAGAAACATCCTGCTGTAATTTGTGAAATGTGTGTCACCTCAAACATTAAAAAAGCATTAAAGGCAGAACATACCAATCGCTTGAAAACTGCTTTTGTAAAAGCTCTGCAACAGGAACAAGAAATAGAACAGAGCTTGTCTCAAGTTATTCCAAGCCCTCCACCTTCTACTTCCCCCTTAACACAAGTTCAGTCTTCCACTTCAACCCCAACAACAACAGTGTTTTCTAATCGTGGTACTCCCCCACCATCATCCCACAGCCCTATTCCAAGAATGAGTACCACTAACCCTAGTGCAGCAGCAGTTGCTGCTAATTCAGCTGCTCTTCTTCAGCAAATACCGAAGTTAACTCCAGCACAGCAGTCCATTTTGCAGGCTCAAGCACATCAGTTGCACCAGATTGCACAGGGCTTGCCTCATCAACCACAGCCTGCACACATGATTCCTTTTAATCCATTACTAGCCCAAGCCTATTCTTACCAGATGCTAGGAAAAGCTCCTTTCACCTCTCCTGACTTGCAGCGACAATATTTACTAGATATGATCCCTCCACGTTCTCTACCCCAAAGTCCAATGAATTGGAAGTCttgatttaaaaatgtttatacaataggAGAATCTCATATTTGCATTTTTCTTTTTGACATTAATCACTTGtgactacaacaaacaaactgtacaataATTTCTTGGGTGattttgtacatgtatttattaactgtTAAACTATTAATTAATGCTTACATTGTGGCAACTAATGTTCTGttctattttttactttttatctgaTTAATTTATGCTTATATTCGAGGGTTTTCTGACATACTTTTATTGATctcttgaaagtaaaaaaaatggtATTTTATGTCAAAGGAACCCCATCTAGAAGTATatcaaaatgttaagttttagcaggtgttaatttaaaattcatttgtACTATGGGTAAAagaagggttttttttttcataaagattGTGCattaaatttcagaaataaacattttttcataactggcatcttttttttttttatgcactAAGTTATATTATAGTAGTAATTTCTACTTTCATAAAGTGACATATTTGTGAAATCAGTTTTCGGTTATTCAATGTAATTATGTATTGCAATTAATTTTTGCAAATTAATGTTAGCTTTTGAATAAAGTATTTGAAAGTctcaaatttaaatttgttacatattgAAACTATTATAAACAATAGGAAAACTAACTACCAATATACCTGGTAGTGGCAGTTCTCTCGCAATTAACTGTAAACTTTGTTTAGCTTATATAGAAGGAAATCTTGTTGCTGTAATAAAACAGTGTATTGAAATTCCTAGAAACTTCACATAGTTACACAATTTTTTCAGGAACTGTAAGAAATTTCATGCCTCTGAAGGGGGGTAATAACCCACAAGGTTCTAAGTAGAAGGTTTATATTACTAGATGTACAAACAAATTAGTTACTTTAGAGACATGTTTATGTTATTGTTAGAATAATGTCTCGTCAGATGCAAACTGTGTAAACCAGAATCAAAATAAATGAGTtatcaattaatattttcaaatttcagtaAGATACTGCTTtgtaaaacaaaagttgttttttgccCTTATTTGCATGGGTGATGATCAGGGTACAGAATGCCATAACCTTTTATGGATCAAAGTACTTTGTtatcaataaatttggtatcaaaatgtaattggtaagtgaaattttagtattatatatgttttaaaatcttatttcaaaaggtaatatttaaataaatttatcacttTTCTTTATCAAGTGACACTTTGTTTGTTCCAAACCTATTTTAGTTATTCTTACGACTGCTGATATAGATGCCCCGAGTATGatataactttatacatttgTAGTACAGATATTGCTAAAACAATTATATTGATTTACTGACTTAAATAAGGAAGCCAATCACACATTCTCCTGTTGCATTCTTTCTTCGTAATTTAAGTAATTCTTTCTCACATCAGCtgttatttacaacaaattattttgatttactgAGTTTTCTACAAGAATAGCTTGTTCTTATGATAGCTATGGAAGTGTTCAGTCTATAAGTTCATGGGTAAAGATCAGAATATTACATTTCCACATTCCTGAGGAACTATTTCTTTAattgaagtttattattattattgatcaaTAATGCACAGTCCATCACTATTCCTTTAGTTATGAACAATGAATTGGACATATACAtggattaaataaaaacatttcgtgAGGGAATGTAATCTTCCTGGTAACATTCCCTTAAGTAAATGTAATAGTATTTCATCATTTCTATCTGATGGAGGTCACTTATACCAAGTAATGGAATTAACTTGCATGTCAttgaatttttgtgtttaaaaactacaaataaattacaaccattgttataaaaaaaaagtagtgtAAAGTTCAATGATTATTGAGCACCGAGAACAAAAGTCCAGATGTAAgtactatatttgttttttttatgtatattgttatacaagtataaaaaatgtaaatattttatagtagttAAGTTGTGggatgaaaaacatttaaacattcaactctcaaacaatattttcaacatgacAGGCACACATCTCAAagctgatttattatttttaagtttcaagTCAATGTAGGACTTGTTGACATTTCCTTTTAAATGAATGAGGTTGGAAAACTTGCTTTTCTttgttgtatataaattaattttctcactgaaacaatgttttatatttggaATACATACTGACAACCTTATGTCTTGTTTCTAGAGAATACACTTATTAATTTGACATGTGCTTTCTTATGGGACTTGGAATATAAAATTTGCTCAAACAGTTTACTTTCTACTACTTGCTAAAAgcttgaaacttttattaatacaCACAAAAGGTGGAGATTTATGCTGTTCTAATTCTAACTAGTATAGATGTTGTACAGCTAAAATATCTTAGAGTATTCTTCACTTATTTCTATGAGTGGAcaacattttggacactgctgaTGCTTTTGTTAAGTCCACCCCAATATTCAAGCAAGGAACAGTCAAGATATTTTATCCCTACAtactattttaatactaaaacCACCAGTGACATACAAGAATCTCCCTTTCAAATAGTATACATCTAAATTTGACTTAACAGAAAttcagcttttattttttttaaatagttgtaCAATTAAAGAATGTTGAggtcacagtaatatttttatttttcttcaagatTTTTTCATAAGACACTTATTTTTTAAAGGCATTCCAAAATTTTAAGAAACTTAGTTAAACAAATAGATTTGATTGAAAAATCTTTATATACAATTAGGGAAGcacaaatttcaacattttattactttctaGTGACAAACTTGCATATTTTACAGTTGTGTTAGATGGCAGAAATATGGTTTTTTATTTTACACCATATTTTAACCATCATCACTTgtactttctgttggttgtgttggTACACATTCCAAAGGCTTACAGTTAACCACTTCAACAAATCCATCTGAGTCATCAAACCAACAAGTAAGATGAACAGTATCTACTGCAAAGAAATATAATCTATCAGTACAATGTATCCTTCTATAAACTGATCTTGGATCTGCTTTAAGTATACTAGTAATGGTTTTTTTAAGCTCATCAGCTCCAGAAAGAAATTTCAAACAGTAGTTACATGTAGAAGAGTGGGCACTGTTGCTGTGGAATTTGTCTAGCATTTTCTCAGTTCGTTGGGTAAAATACACAGCTAATTCAGGAACATGGCCACCACAAACCCATGCTGGTATCCGAGACTCTGAATGTGGTGGAGTTAAATGAAGAGGAATTCCCTGAGTTGTTACAACATCAGCAACATTTTCACCTTTATGTTGTAAGAAACAGTGTTCCTGGGATCTGATCTCATGATGCTTATCTGAAGTTAAAAAACATCCTGTATTTTTGGGATAATCTACTTCTTTGTTACCTAACGCTTTATTATTAGACAAAGTATGAACGTTGTCACaatttagtttttcatttgttGGCTTGCTATCAAGCcctaaaacattattacatttcaTTTCAAAACCCTGTTCACAGCTGTAAGAGAAATCAACTTTGGTATGAAGCTTGCTTTTCTTGTCTTCTCCACAGTCTTTTTTGGAAATTCAAGATGTTTCTTGAACAGGCAGTTAGTGTTGACACTCGAACCATTGTTTTGAATGCAGTACGATGGTAAATGAGAAGCAGTTAAGTCAAGTTCTTGTTTTTCACCATGTGAAACACTTCTCATTTCTGAACTTTGATGAGAAGGTGTATCATAATGAGGGATATATGGCTTTATATCAACAACAGGGGTTTCATCAAGAATGTCTACCCCTGTCAAATACAACACTTCTCCTACATGGAAAACATAATAAGAGCATGAATTAGATAATTATACTTTTAACTTGATTGAAAAAAAGTGAAACAGAAGGTATCCAATATACACCTAAAACcattatatacaaataactgCACACAGTagtgttataaaattatgttcatCTCTTCCAAACTATTCAAAGGAAACAGTATGAAAAATGAATTACCTTCCACAAATATTTAGCATACATCATAGAATATGCTTTTTTAAGTATGTGGTTCTTGCTTTTCTATCATATAAACCCAGAGAGATAGTTTTAGTGGGGTGGGTCAAATGATTgggaaaatcattaaaaataaaaagagaacaTGGTGAAAACAAAACAGCCTACTTAACTTTCATATTTAGTTGTCCATAAATcactatacatttcattttattatgcTGTTGAATGTGTTCTTACATTCCTATGAGATTTTTTTCGATCATGTACAACTTGCTTATTCCA is part of the Tachypleus tridentatus isolate NWPU-2018 chromosome 4, ASM421037v1, whole genome shotgun sequence genome and encodes:
- the LOC143249672 gene encoding LOW QUALITY PROTEIN: tRNA (adenine(37)-N6)-methyltransferase (The sequence of the model RefSeq protein was modified relative to this genomic sequence to represent the inferred CDS: deleted 2 bases in 1 codon), with amino-acid sequence MAASGKSGEIERLTFRNDYLKRQIEIARKELKNLRLNMEKLKKGHEKEVFKIRHLLSSELGFLLDSCADCSTVRKDIQQLKNDRTSKMENKDHMQNNLDSNAGRDVFTLRCIGKIHSWFKTKNGTPRQPSVCDSARAKLIVDKHVFSNPEHALQGIEDFSHIWIFFIFHKNQYSKKTEMFTRAKVHPPRLNGKSMGTFATRSPHRINALGLTLAKLEKVEGEVLYLTGVDILDETPVVDIKPYIPHYDTPSHQSSEMRSVSHGEKQELDLTASHLPSYCIQNNGSSVNTNCLFKKHLEFPKKTVEKTRKASFIPKLISLTAVNRVLMKCNNVLGLDSKPTNEKLNCDNVHTLSNNKALGNKEVDYPKNTGCFLTSDKHHEIRSQEHCFLQHKGENVADVVTTQGIPLHLTPPHSESRIPAWVCGGHVPELAVYFTQRTEKMLDKFHSNSAHSSTCNYCLKFLSGADELKKTITSILKADPRSVYRRIHCTDRLYFFAVDTVHLTCWFDDSDGFVEVVNCKPLECVPTQPTESTSDDG
- the LOC143249671 gene encoding transcriptional repressor p66-beta-like; this encodes MQRETYGSDVIFIPENDNKEIAEVADLSIKKRKCRDDEVPEMIDLSVKKRKVDTFQESLNIDKSASSFSTSFDDETGGKKKSLRCQPFRAVRYCDSYNQNNATDQVQHGQQAREYDSLPDSSDSEEVELPLPTLRDLSEEELREKEKKLHKLREELRNEEMKLVLLKKLRQSQTVKENMNTAQPVPGKIAPSAGRSIQSNSGHSVEQGHHSVLHGKNFGQNLLQQSPFTISQLMRNQSIQGSSSVMMGPRSGMHSSLPANVMLQQSVMRPGSGSLSRTPVTTPPNVVMGYPAQNRSSGQQVNSGHAQSLPRPLSSSSPQTTQGSERMDNQTPAQRQAVAKLALRKQLEKTLLQIPPPKPPPPEMHFIPNANNQEFICLLGLEKIVDFMMQDNLIARAPPEPFLCVQCDTDFTPVWKWQDKITESGKKHPAVICEMCVTSNIKKALKAEHTNRLKTAFVKALQQEQEIEQSLSQVIPSPPPSTSPLTQVQSSTSTPTTTVFSNRGTPPPSSHSPIPRMSTTNPSAAAVAANSAALLQQIPKLTPAQQSILQAQAHQLHQIAQGLPHQPQPAHMIPFNPLLAQAYSYQMLGKAPFTSPDLQRQYLLDMIPPRSLPQSPMNWKS